A genome region from Bacteroides stercoris ATCC 43183 includes the following:
- the ruvB gene encoding Holliday junction branch migration DNA helicase RuvB produces MEQEDFNIREHQLTSKERDFENALRPLNFEDFSGQDKVVDNLRIFVKAARLRGEALDHVLLHGPPGLGKTTLSNIIANELGVGFKITSGPVLDKPGDLAGVLTSLEPNDVLFIDEIHRLSPVVEEYLYSAMEDYRIDIMIDKGPSARSIQIDLNPFTLVGATTRSGLLTAPLRARFGINLHLEYYDDDVLSGIIRRSASILDVPCSTRAASEIASRSRGTPRIANALLRRVRDFAQVKGSGSIDTEIANFALEALNIDKYGLDEIDNKILCTIIDKFKGGPVGLTTIATALGEDAGTIEEVYEPFLIKEGFLKRTPRGREVTELAYKHLGRSLYNSQKTLFND; encoded by the coding sequence ATGGAACAAGAAGATTTTAACATACGCGAGCATCAGCTCACCAGCAAGGAGCGTGACTTCGAGAACGCTCTCCGCCCTTTGAACTTCGAGGATTTCAGCGGACAGGATAAGGTGGTTGATAATTTGCGCATTTTCGTGAAGGCTGCCCGTCTCAGGGGCGAGGCCCTGGATCATGTGTTGCTTCACGGTCCTCCCGGATTGGGAAAGACCACACTTTCCAACATTATAGCCAATGAATTGGGAGTAGGTTTCAAGATTACTTCCGGTCCGGTGCTCGACAAGCCGGGCGACCTGGCAGGCGTACTCACCAGCCTGGAGCCGAACGATGTGCTTTTCATCGACGAGATACATCGGCTGAGTCCCGTAGTGGAAGAGTATCTGTATTCGGCAATGGAAGACTACCGCATCGACATCATGATAGACAAAGGCCCGTCGGCGCGAAGCATACAGATTGATTTGAATCCGTTTACGCTGGTGGGGGCCACCACCCGCAGCGGTTTGCTGACGGCTCCGCTACGTGCCCGTTTCGGCATCAATCTCCATCTGGAGTATTATGACGATGATGTGCTGAGCGGTATTATCCGCCGTTCGGCAAGCATACTGGACGTACCCTGCTCCACAAGAGCCGCTTCGGAAATCGCAAGCCGCAGCCGCGGTACGCCGCGTATCGCCAATGCCTTGCTGCGTCGCGTGAGGGACTTTGCACAGGTGAAAGGTTCGGGCAGCATCGATACGGAAATCGCCAATTTCGCACTCGAGGCGCTTAACATTGACAAGTACGGACTGGATGAGATAGACAATAAGATACTTTGTACGATTATCGATAAGTTCAAGGGCGGTCCGGTGGGACTTACAACCATCGCTACGGCCTTGGGAGAAGATGCGGGAACCATCGAAGAAGTTTATGAACCGTTCCTGATAAAGGAAGGCTTCCTGAAACGCACTCCCCGCGGTCGTGAAGTAACGGAACTGGCCTATAAACATTTGGGGCGGAGCCTCTACAATAGCCAGAAGACGTTATTTAATGATTGA
- a CDS encoding lipopolysaccharide biosynthesis protein, which produces MAGLKSLAKETAIYGLSSIVGRFLNYLLVPVYTMALSAQSGGYGVVTNIYAWVALLLVLLTCGMETGFFRFANKGEDDPMRVYSTTLLSVGIGALTFLALGLLFLQPVADWLEYGEHPWYVGMMMIVVAMDAIQSIPFAYLRYKKRPVKFAALKLLFIFLNIALNLIYYVWMKGDDVAYAFLFNLVCTSTIMLCMIPELRGFAYVLDRKLLKRMLAYSLPLLVLGIAGILNQVADKIIFPFVYPDQAEATVQLGIYGAASKIAMVMAMLTQAFRYAYEPFVFGKSRDKDNKQVYAQAMKFFIIFTLVAFLAVMFYLDILRYIIGRDYWPGLRVVPIVMAAEIFMGIYFNLSFWYKLIDETRWGAYFSLIGCTILVVMNIFLIPKFGYMACAWAGFTGYGVAMLLSYFVGQKKYPIQYDLKSIGCYVLLAAVLYVAAECVPIENICLRMTFRTLLLCLFIAYIIKRDLPLSQIPVINRFIRK; this is translated from the coding sequence GTGGCTGGATTGAAATCATTGGCAAAAGAAACTGCCATTTACGGGTTGAGCAGTATTGTGGGGCGTTTCCTCAACTATCTGTTAGTGCCCGTATACACCATGGCCTTGTCTGCACAGTCGGGGGGCTATGGCGTTGTGACTAATATCTATGCGTGGGTGGCACTGTTGCTGGTGCTGCTGACGTGCGGCATGGAAACGGGCTTTTTCCGCTTTGCCAATAAAGGAGAAGACGACCCGATGCGGGTGTATTCCACAACATTGCTCAGCGTAGGCATCGGTGCGCTGACATTCCTTGCGCTGGGACTGCTGTTTCTTCAACCGGTTGCCGACTGGCTGGAATACGGAGAGCATCCCTGGTACGTGGGAATGATGATGATTGTAGTGGCGATGGATGCCATTCAAAGCATTCCTTTCGCTTATTTGCGCTATAAGAAACGGCCCGTCAAGTTTGCAGCGCTCAAACTGCTGTTCATCTTCCTGAACATAGCCTTGAACCTGATTTATTATGTCTGGATGAAGGGCGATGATGTGGCGTATGCCTTCCTCTTCAATCTTGTGTGCACTTCTACCATCATGCTGTGCATGATACCCGAATTGCGCGGTTTCGCTTATGTACTGGACAGGAAACTGCTGAAGCGGATGCTTGCTTATAGCCTGCCGTTGCTGGTGTTGGGCATTGCGGGCATCCTGAATCAGGTGGCGGACAAGATTATCTTTCCCTTTGTCTATCCCGACCAGGCGGAAGCTACCGTACAACTCGGCATCTATGGAGCCGCCAGCAAGATTGCCATGGTGATGGCGATGCTGACACAGGCTTTCCGTTACGCCTACGAGCCTTTTGTATTCGGCAAGAGCCGCGATAAGGACAACAAGCAGGTGTATGCGCAGGCCATGAAGTTCTTTATCATCTTTACACTGGTGGCTTTTCTGGCAGTGATGTTCTATCTGGATATTCTCCGCTACATCATCGGCCGCGACTATTGGCCGGGGTTGCGTGTTGTGCCCATTGTAATGGCTGCGGAAATCTTCATGGGAATTTATTTCAATCTCTCTTTCTGGTACAAGCTGATTGACGAAACGCGTTGGGGAGCTTATTTCTCACTGATAGGCTGCACGATTCTGGTGGTGATGAATATCTTTTTAATTCCGAAGTTCGGGTATATGGCTTGCGCATGGGCCGGATTTACGGGTTACGGCGTTGCGATGCTGCTCTCTTATTTTGTCGGTCAGAAGAAATACCCGATTCAGTACGATTTAAAGTCGATCGGGTGCTATGTGCTGTTGGCTGCGGTGCTTTATGTGGCTGCGGAATGTGTACCTATTGAAAACATCTGTCTGCGTATGACGTTCCGTACGCTGTTGTTATGCCTGTTTATAGCCTATATTATAAAGCGCGATTTGCCGCTTAGTCAAATACCTGTTATCAATCGTTTTATCCGAAAATAG
- a CDS encoding TIGR00341 family protein, whose protein sequence is MEQPVNPNRNVFAVKNFLKEYLDLRKDKDNELATVDSIRKGVEFKGANLWILIFAIFMASLGLNVNSTAVIIGAMLISPLMGPIMGVGLSVGLNDFELMKRSLKSFLITTLFSVTTATVFFLVSPVAEGQSELLARTSPTIYDVFIALMGGLAGVVALSTKEKGNVIPGVAIATALMPPLCTAGYGLATGNLIYFLGAFYLYFINSVFISLATFIGVRVMHFQRKEFVDKNREKKVRKYIVLIAVLTMCPAVYLTVGIIQDTFFESAANRFVNEQLAFENTQVLDKKIHHEGKHHEIRVVLIGQEVPEASIAIARSKMKDYKLDNTKLVVLQGMNNESLDMSSIRAMVMEDFYKNSEQRLVEQKQQISSLEKNLEQYRKYDELGKKIIPELKVLYPSVKSVSISHALELTVDSVRIDTVTLAVLKFGKHPDAREREKITEWLRARTGSEKLRLIAE, encoded by the coding sequence ATGGAACAGCCTGTCAATCCCAACCGGAATGTATTTGCCGTCAAGAACTTCCTGAAAGAGTATCTCGATTTGCGCAAAGATAAAGACAATGAACTTGCCACTGTAGACTCCATCCGTAAGGGTGTCGAGTTTAAAGGAGCCAATTTATGGATTCTGATATTTGCCATCTTTATGGCTTCACTCGGTCTGAATGTCAATTCTACCGCTGTAATTATCGGTGCGATGCTTATTTCGCCGTTGATGGGACCTATCATGGGAGTGGGGCTTTCAGTGGGTCTGAACGATTTCGAGCTGATGAAGCGCTCGTTGAAAAGTTTCCTGATAACTACGCTGTTCAGTGTCACCACGGCTACCGTCTTCTTCCTGGTGAGCCCGGTTGCCGAGGGGCAGTCGGAGTTGCTGGCGCGTACCTCACCGACGATTTATGACGTATTCATCGCACTGATGGGCGGTCTTGCGGGAGTAGTGGCACTCTCCACGAAGGAGAAAGGCAATGTGATTCCGGGTGTCGCCATTGCCACGGCATTGATGCCGCCGCTGTGTACGGCAGGTTATGGACTGGCAACGGGAAACCTGATTTATTTCCTCGGTGCATTCTACCTTTATTTCATTAACTCCGTATTCATCAGTCTGGCTACTTTTATCGGCGTACGGGTAATGCACTTCCAGCGCAAGGAGTTTGTGGATAAGAACCGTGAAAAGAAGGTGCGGAAGTATATCGTGCTGATAGCTGTCCTTACGATGTGTCCGGCGGTGTATCTCACAGTGGGAATAATTCAGGATACCTTCTTTGAAAGTGCGGCCAACCGCTTTGTAAACGAGCAGCTTGCCTTTGAGAATACGCAGGTATTGGATAAGAAAATCCACCATGAGGGCAAGCACCATGAGATACGGGTGGTCCTGATAGGTCAGGAAGTGCCGGAAGCCTCTATTGCCATCGCCCGCAGTAAAATGAAAGATTATAAACTGGACAATACCAAGCTGGTTGTGCTCCAGGGAATGAATAACGAGTCATTGGATATGTCGTCTATCCGCGCCATGGTTATGGAAGATTTCTACAAGAACAGCGAACAGCGTCTGGTGGAGCAGAAGCAGCAGATTTCTTCTTTGGAAAAGAACTTGGAACAGTACCGTAAATACGATGAATTGGGCAAAAAGATTATCCCTGAGCTGAAGGTGCTTTATCCCTCCGTCAAGTCGGTTTCCATTTCGCACGCACTTGAGCTGACGGTCGATTCGGTACGGATAGATACCGTTACGCTTGCCGTCCTGAAGTTCGGCAAGCATCCGGATGCCCGTGAAAGGGAGAAAATAACCGAATGGCTGAGAGCGCGTACGGGTTCCGAAAAGCTGAGGCTGATTGCGGAGTGA
- a CDS encoding S46 family peptidase, translated as MVLRFVAVVVCCLSAWVVQADEGMWMLGNLNKQTRRAMKELGLQMPADKLYSARHPSLKDAVVSFGGFCSGVVVSEDGLVFTNHHCGFSSVQQHSSVEHDYLKDGFVARNRSEELPNPELYVRFLLRTENVTKRVLGAVKPEMTDPERSGAVDSVMFAISEEVARKDSTLVGIVDAYYGGNEFWLSVYRDYNDVRLVFAPPSSVGKFGWDTDNWVWPRHTGDFCVFRIYAGKNNRPADYSPENVPYRPEYVAPISLDGYKEGSFCMTLGYPGSTERYLSSFGIEEMMNNGNQAQIDVRGIKQAIWKREMDRRDSIRIKYASKYDESSNYWKNSIGVNRAIRKLHVLEKKRAMERELRRWIQQTPGEREKLLRLFPDLELDYKNTREANRALAYFAESFLNGPELIQLALSILNFDFEGERKTVEANLKAIVEKYANLDLEIDKEVFTAMVKEYRSKVDSTYLPEFYGTIATRYGGNDKAYADSLYAASELTTPRGLKRFLERDTTYNIYDDPAINLGIDLIGKMFEINMQTRESAMNIARNERLLNAAVRRMYSSRNFYPDANSTMRLSFGTVCGYTPFDGAEYDYYTTTKGILEKVKTHAGDVDFEVQPELLSLFSNRDFGRYAGEKGEMNVCFISNNDITGGNSGSAMFNARGELLGLAFDGNWEAMSSDILYEPKMQRCIGVDVRYILFMIEKYGKAGNLIRELKIVSGK; from the coding sequence ATGGTTTTGAGATTTGTAGCAGTGGTTGTTTGCTGCCTTTCTGCGTGGGTGGTGCAGGCGGATGAGGGCATGTGGATGCTGGGTAATCTGAATAAACAGACGCGCCGGGCAATGAAAGAGCTCGGTTTGCAAATGCCGGCAGACAAGCTATACAGTGCCAGACATCCCTCATTGAAAGATGCCGTAGTGAGTTTCGGCGGTTTCTGTTCGGGGGTGGTCGTGTCGGAAGACGGACTGGTATTTACGAATCACCATTGCGGTTTCAGCAGCGTCCAGCAGCATTCTTCCGTGGAGCATGACTATCTGAAAGACGGCTTTGTGGCACGTAACCGCAGCGAGGAACTGCCGAATCCGGAGCTTTATGTCCGCTTTCTGCTGCGGACGGAGAATGTAACGAAACGGGTGCTTGGTGCGGTAAAGCCGGAGATGACCGATCCGGAGCGTTCCGGTGCGGTGGATTCGGTGATGTTTGCCATCAGTGAGGAAGTGGCGCGTAAGGACTCTACTTTGGTGGGAATTGTAGATGCGTACTATGGCGGCAATGAGTTTTGGCTGTCTGTTTACCGCGACTATAACGATGTCCGGCTGGTATTTGCACCGCCTTCCTCGGTAGGCAAGTTCGGTTGGGATACGGACAATTGGGTGTGGCCGCGTCATACGGGCGATTTCTGCGTATTTCGCATCTATGCCGGTAAGAACAACCGCCCGGCGGATTATTCGCCGGAAAACGTCCCTTATCGTCCCGAATACGTAGCGCCGATTTCTCTGGACGGGTATAAAGAGGGTTCTTTCTGCATGACATTGGGCTATCCGGGCAGCACGGAGCGTTATCTCTCTTCGTTTGGCATCGAAGAGATGATGAACAACGGCAATCAGGCACAAATAGATGTCCGGGGCATCAAGCAGGCTATCTGGAAGCGCGAAATGGACAGGCGGGACAGTATCCGCATAAAGTATGCTTCCAAATACGATGAAAGCTCCAATTACTGGAAGAACAGCATCGGGGTGAACCGGGCCATCCGGAAATTGCATGTCTTGGAAAAGAAGCGTGCCATGGAGCGGGAGCTTCGCCGCTGGATACAACAGACACCCGGAGAACGTGAGAAGCTGTTGCGGCTGTTTCCCGATTTGGAACTGGACTATAAAAATACCCGTGAAGCCAACCGTGCTTTGGCCTATTTTGCCGAATCTTTCCTGAACGGTCCCGAACTGATACAATTGGCGTTGTCCATTTTGAATTTTGATTTTGAAGGGGAACGGAAAACGGTCGAGGCCAATCTGAAGGCGATTGTAGAAAAGTACGCCAATCTGGATTTGGAAATCGACAAGGAAGTCTTTACCGCCATGGTGAAAGAATATCGTTCCAAGGTCGATTCTACCTATTTACCGGAGTTTTACGGTACGATTGCCACCCGGTACGGCGGTAACGACAAGGCCTATGCGGATAGTTTGTATGCCGCTTCGGAACTGACTACCCCTCGCGGATTAAAACGTTTTCTGGAGCGGGACACTACCTATAACATTTATGACGACCCTGCCATAAACCTGGGCATAGACCTGATTGGCAAGATGTTTGAAATCAATATGCAGACGAGAGAGTCCGCCATGAATATCGCCCGTAATGAGCGCTTGCTGAATGCTGCCGTACGCAGGATGTATTCATCGCGTAATTTCTATCCGGACGCCAATTCCACCATGCGCTTGAGCTTCGGTACGGTATGCGGATACACCCCATTTGACGGTGCTGAATACGATTATTATACCACGACCAAAGGTATTCTTGAAAAGGTAAAGACCCATGCAGGCGATGTGGATTTTGAGGTGCAGCCGGAACTTCTTTCTTTGTTCTCCAACCGCGACTTTGGCAGATATGCCGGTGAAAAGGGAGAAATGAACGTTTGCTTTATCTCCAATAACGATATAACTGGCGGCAATTCGGGAAGCGCCATGTTCAATGCCAGAGGCGAACTTCTGGGACTGGCTTTTGACGGCAATTGGGAAGCGATGAGCAGCGATATACTCTATGAACCGAAGATGCAGCGCTGCATCGGGGTCGATGTGCGCTACATCCTGTTCATGATAGAGAAGTACGGCAAAGCCGGAAATTTGATACGGGAGCTGAAAATCGTTTCCGGAAAATAG
- the ahpF gene encoding alkyl hydroperoxide reductase subunit F: MLEATILDQVRSIFQPLEARYTFHITCNPEHEQAGEMIDFLNDIASCSDKLSCQVTETDEPKLEFTLLKEGKETGIKFRAVPGGHEFSSLLLAVLNADGKGKNLPDEGIGRRIKALQGPIHLQTYVSLACTNCPDIVQALNAVALLHPHITHDTIDGAVFQEEADALKIQAVPSVYANGKQLHVGRGSLGELLKKLEDTFGSLPQENAAPILREFDVLVLGGGPAGASAAVYSARKGLRVAIIAERIGGQVKETVGIENLISVPRTTGSQLADALRTHIEHYPIEIFEDRKIERAELQGKEKKVFSGGGETFTAPAVIIATGASWRKLNVEGEAEYLGRGVAFCPHCDGPFYQGKHVAVIGGGNSGIEAAIDLAGICRKVTVFEFADTLKADQVLQEKAGSLPNVEIFTSSQTTRVTGDGEKVTGIRIKDRITNEERDYPLDGIFVQIGLAANSAPFRDALETTPTGEIKTDAFCRTTLPGVYAAGDVSDVPYKQIVIAMGEGAKAALSAFDDRIRGIA; encoded by the coding sequence ATGTTAGAAGCAACTATATTAGACCAAGTGCGGAGCATATTCCAACCATTGGAAGCCCGCTATACCTTTCACATCACCTGCAATCCGGAACATGAACAGGCCGGTGAGATGATTGATTTTCTGAATGACATAGCGAGCTGTTCCGACAAACTGTCCTGCCAGGTGACCGAAACCGATGAGCCCAAACTGGAGTTTACGCTCCTGAAAGAAGGGAAAGAAACCGGAATAAAATTCCGTGCCGTTCCGGGCGGACATGAATTCAGTTCGCTGCTTCTTGCCGTGCTAAACGCCGATGGAAAGGGCAAAAATCTCCCGGACGAGGGTATCGGCCGCCGCATCAAGGCATTGCAAGGCCCAATCCACCTGCAAACCTATGTGTCGCTGGCCTGTACCAACTGCCCGGACATTGTGCAGGCGCTCAATGCCGTAGCACTGCTGCATCCCCATATCACCCACGACACAATAGACGGAGCCGTCTTTCAGGAAGAAGCGGATGCGCTGAAAATACAAGCCGTACCGTCCGTTTACGCCAATGGGAAGCAACTTCATGTGGGACGCGGTTCTTTAGGGGAACTCCTGAAAAAACTGGAAGATACCTTCGGCAGCCTGCCGCAAGAGAATGCAGCACCCATCTTAAGGGAGTTCGACGTACTGGTCCTGGGCGGGGGTCCTGCCGGGGCTTCGGCAGCCGTTTATTCCGCCCGCAAAGGATTGCGCGTAGCCATTATTGCCGAACGAATAGGCGGACAGGTAAAAGAAACCGTAGGCATCGAGAACCTTATCTCCGTACCCCGGACAACAGGTTCACAGCTTGCCGACGCACTCAGGACGCACATAGAACATTACCCGATAGAGATTTTTGAAGACCGGAAGATTGAAAGAGCAGAGCTTCAGGGCAAAGAGAAAAAGGTTTTCTCCGGTGGCGGAGAAACGTTTACAGCCCCTGCGGTAATCATTGCCACAGGCGCAAGCTGGCGTAAACTGAACGTAGAGGGAGAAGCCGAATACCTCGGACGCGGTGTAGCCTTCTGCCCGCATTGTGACGGCCCCTTCTACCAAGGCAAGCATGTAGCCGTCATCGGCGGCGGGAACTCCGGCATAGAAGCGGCCATCGACCTGGCGGGAATCTGCAGGAAAGTTACCGTCTTCGAATTTGCCGATACGCTAAAAGCCGACCAGGTATTGCAGGAAAAAGCCGGAAGCCTTCCCAACGTGGAGATATTCACTTCTTCACAAACCACCCGAGTGACGGGCGACGGAGAGAAAGTAACCGGTATCCGCATCAAAGACCGCATCACCAACGAGGAGCGCGACTATCCTTTGGACGGTATCTTCGTACAAATCGGCCTGGCAGCCAACAGCGCACCTTTCCGGGACGCATTGGAAACGACACCGACCGGTGAAATCAAGACAGACGCATTCTGCCGCACCACGCTTCCGGGTGTTTATGCAGCCGGAGACGTGTCCGACGTACCCTACAAACAGATTGTCATAGCTATGGGTGAAGGGGCCAAAGCGGCATTGTCCGCTTTCGACGACCGCATCAGGGGAATCGCATAA
- the ahpC gene encoding alkyl hydroperoxide reductase subunit C, with the protein MEPIINSQLPEFKVQAFQNGSFKTVTNEDVKGKWAIFFFYPADFTFVCPTELVDIAEKYDQFQAMGVEVYSVSTDSHLVHKAWHDASESIRKIKYPMLADPTGTLSRAFGVMIEEEGMAYRGTFLVNPEGKIKIAEIQDNNIGRNADELLRKVEAAQFVATHDGEVCPAKWKKGGATLKPSIDLVGKI; encoded by the coding sequence ATGGAACCGATTATCAACTCTCAACTCCCTGAATTCAAAGTTCAGGCCTTCCAAAACGGAAGTTTCAAAACAGTAACTAACGAAGATGTAAAAGGCAAATGGGCCATTTTCTTCTTCTATCCGGCAGATTTTACGTTTGTATGTCCTACCGAACTGGTGGATATTGCAGAAAAATACGACCAGTTCCAAGCCATGGGCGTAGAGGTCTATTCCGTAAGTACAGACTCTCACCTTGTACATAAAGCATGGCATGATGCTTCCGAAAGCATCCGCAAGATTAAATACCCGATGTTGGCAGACCCGACAGGAACATTGAGCCGTGCATTCGGTGTGATGATCGAAGAAGAAGGTATGGCTTATCGCGGTACATTCCTTGTAAATCCTGAAGGAAAAATCAAGATTGCCGAGATTCAGGACAACAACATCGGACGCAATGCGGACGAACTGCTCCGTAAGGTGGAAGCTGCGCAATTCGTAGCCACTCACGACGGTGAAGTCTGTCCCGCCAAATGGAAGAAAGGCGGTGCAACGTTGAAGCCGAGCATCGATTTAGTCGGCAAGATTTAA
- a CDS encoding hydrogen peroxide-inducible genes activator, with the protein MTLQQLEYILAVNQFRHFAKAAEYCRVTQPTLSAMIQKLEEELDTKIFDRSQQPVCPTPIGIHIIEQARNVLVQTHRIKNIIEEEKHSLSGIFKLGILPTIAPYLLPRFFPQLMKKYPQLDIRVVEMKTNDIKKALQTGDIDAGIVAGLAGMEEFRQIPLFYEQFYTYIARENRLFSNEVIRTSDLTGEQLWLLDEGHCFRDQLERFCQLKAARASQLAYHLGSMETFMRMVESGKGITFIPELAVLQLNGTQKELVHPFAIPCPTRQIIMLTNRSFIRNTLLNTIVQEVTAAVPKEMLSLKATQVLV; encoded by the coding sequence ATGACTTTACAACAATTGGAATACATACTTGCTGTCAATCAGTTCCGTCATTTCGCCAAAGCCGCTGAATATTGCCGGGTCACACAACCCACCTTGAGCGCCATGATTCAAAAGTTGGAAGAAGAGTTGGACACAAAGATTTTCGACCGCAGCCAGCAGCCTGTGTGCCCTACTCCCATCGGCATTCACATCATAGAACAAGCCCGGAATGTGTTGGTTCAGACCCATCGTATAAAAAACATTATAGAAGAAGAAAAGCATTCGCTCAGCGGAATTTTCAAACTGGGCATACTTCCCACCATAGCCCCCTATCTGCTGCCGCGCTTCTTTCCGCAATTGATGAAGAAATATCCGCAGCTTGATATCCGGGTGGTAGAGATGAAGACGAACGACATCAAGAAAGCCCTGCAAACGGGAGACATAGATGCCGGAATCGTAGCCGGTCTGGCAGGAATGGAAGAATTCCGGCAAATACCGTTATTCTACGAACAGTTCTACACGTATATTGCGCGGGAAAACCGTCTTTTCAGCAATGAAGTCATACGGACTTCGGACTTGACGGGAGAACAGCTTTGGCTGCTGGATGAAGGGCATTGTTTTCGCGACCAGCTGGAGCGTTTCTGCCAACTGAAGGCAGCCCGTGCCAGCCAGTTGGCCTATCATCTGGGCAGCATGGAAACCTTTATGCGCATGGTAGAAAGCGGCAAGGGCATTACTTTCATTCCCGAACTGGCTGTCCTGCAACTGAACGGCACGCAGAAAGAACTGGTACATCCTTTTGCCATCCCCTGTCCTACCCGGCAAATCATCATGCTGACCAACCGGAGTTTTATCCGCAACACGCTTTTAAATACAATCGTCCAAGAGGTAACAGCGGCAGTGCCCAAAGAAATGCTCTCCCTGAAAGCCACTCAGGTACTCGTATAG
- a CDS encoding Dps family protein, protein MKTLDYLHLNEKKVADVVSALHQLLADFQVHYTNLRGFHWDIKGHGFFVLHGKFEDMYNDAAEKVDEIAERILMLGGTPENKFSEYLKVAKVKEISGITCGGEAVEHILETYSYLIGEERKVIELANEAGDDATADLMTGYLKEQEKMVWMLVAFSTKSCTK, encoded by the coding sequence ATGAAAACTTTAGATTACTTACATTTGAATGAAAAGAAAGTTGCTGACGTAGTATCGGCATTGCATCAGCTATTGGCAGACTTTCAGGTACATTATACCAATTTGCGCGGTTTCCATTGGGATATTAAAGGACACGGGTTCTTCGTGCTGCACGGCAAATTTGAAGATATGTACAACGATGCCGCAGAGAAAGTGGATGAAATCGCAGAACGTATCCTGATGTTGGGCGGTACACCCGAAAACAAATTCAGTGAATATCTCAAGGTTGCCAAAGTGAAGGAAATCTCCGGTATTACTTGTGGCGGTGAGGCTGTTGAGCATATCCTCGAAACTTACAGCTATCTTATCGGTGAAGAAAGAAAAGTGATAGAACTGGCCAATGAAGCCGGTGATGATGCAACGGCCGACTTAATGACCGGTTACCTGAAAGAGCAGGAAAAAATGGTTTGGATGCTCGTTGCTTTCAGTACCAAGAGCTGTACGAAATAG
- a CDS encoding DMT family transporter, whose product MNKVNGFLYGLLSSASFGLIPLFTIPAMQQGMGFWSILLYRFLFAMLALAGILLLDKQSFRIRRKEILPLLLLACLYDSSAVFLFWGYQFMSSGVATTLHFMYPVLTTLIMMIFFHEKKSLWRMAAIALAVTGVFFLSSGDGTGSVTWSGIFIVLLSALGYALYLVTVSQLKNLEMKGLKMTFYVFLFGGILLFTGTEISGIGLQAIPDRTTLGNLVMLALVPTVISNLALVRAIKNIGSTLTSVLGAMEPVTAVCVGIAIFGEPFTRSIALGILLIISAVTVIILKK is encoded by the coding sequence GTGAACAAAGTCAACGGTTTTTTATATGGACTATTGTCTTCTGCCAGCTTCGGATTGATTCCGCTATTTACAATCCCGGCCATGCAGCAAGGAATGGGTTTCTGGTCTATTCTATTATATCGTTTTCTTTTCGCCATGCTGGCACTGGCAGGCATACTGCTGCTCGACAAGCAGTCTTTCCGCATACGCCGTAAGGAGATATTGCCGCTTCTGCTGCTGGCATGCCTTTACGACAGTTCCGCAGTATTCCTCTTTTGGGGGTATCAGTTCATGTCGAGCGGTGTGGCCACCACCCTTCATTTCATGTATCCGGTGCTGACTACGCTTATCATGATGATATTCTTCCACGAGAAGAAATCTTTGTGGCGCATGGCGGCCATTGCACTGGCAGTAACCGGCGTATTTTTCCTGTCCAGCGGAGACGGTACGGGAAGCGTCACCTGGTCCGGCATATTCATTGTTTTGCTTTCTGCATTGGGATATGCCCTTTACCTGGTAACGGTAAGCCAACTGAAAAATCTCGAGATGAAAGGGCTTAAAATGACGTTTTACGTCTTTTTGTTCGGCGGTATCCTGTTATTCACCGGAACGGAAATCTCCGGGATAGGGTTACAGGCCATTCCGGACCGCACCACATTGGGCAATCTGGTGATGCTTGCGTTAGTACCTACCGTAATATCCAACCTTGCACTGGTACGCGCCATCAAAAACATAGGCTCCACACTGACATCCGTATTGGGAGCTATGGAACCTGTAACGGCGGTATGCGTAGGCATTGCCATCTTCGGAGAGCCGTTTACCCGAAGCATAGCACTGGGCATCCTGCTCATCATTTCAGCCGTAACCGTCATTATTCTAAAAAAATGA